A single window of Nicotiana tomentosiformis chromosome 1, ASM39032v3, whole genome shotgun sequence DNA harbors:
- the LOC138910347 gene encoding uncharacterized protein: MGETSFSLVYGAEALILVEVGEPTLRYFRANEEANNEAMLVNLELLDERMGLGVFKDGSPKAANREILQSNGQPPLFQSRRLGFKESNSKLPGAQCEKIGLTWEGPYRVLAVTGEGLYELENQDGEKLPSNWNVAHLKRYYC; the protein is encoded by the coding sequence ATGGGGgagacttctttctctcttgtgtACGGGGCAGAAGCCCTAATCttggtggaagtaggggaacctacCCTGAGGTATTTTCGGGCAAACGAAGAagcaaacaatgaagcaatgttagtcaaTTTGGAGCTTCTCGATGAACGCATGGGACTTGGCGTATTTAAGGATGGaagcccaaaagcagcgaatagagagatattacaatcgaatggccaacctccgttatttcaaagtaggagacttggttttaaggaaagtaactcaaaactcCCGGGAGCTCAATGCGAGAAAATAGGTCTAACATGGGAAGGACCCTACCGGGTTTTAGCTGTCACCGGGGAAGGGTTATACGAGTTAGAAAATCAggatggagaaaagttgccaagcaactggaacgtggcacaccttaAGAGATACTATTGCTGA